A portion of the Cryptomeria japonica chromosome 5, Sugi_1.0, whole genome shotgun sequence genome contains these proteins:
- the LOC131060565 gene encoding F-box/kelch-repeat protein At1g51550, which yields MFAGRHLDDTWIASVTDNLADGLRWQQVKSGTPSGRFGQSCTVVGDLLVLFGGINDNGERLNDTWIGQVLYDKSPVGRISWKLLEVAAAPAPRGAHAGCFAGDNRIVVYGGIGPDGLRLNDTWMLNLNEGQQPCWHEIETLLSPPPRSGHTLTWIDANRMILFGGRGTHFEVLNDVWMFDMQGNQPEWVELCSYEPNPLDGIPAPRSGHSATPVFGGRILIYGGEDASRCRKGDIWILDPIAGGLIESPAFFTSSPDITVPDIMQNPVTHKIWKKLKQKGFPPNERSFHGACPIGSGRSIVIFGGMVDGELQPTAAVGLSFDAELYLLELVP from the coding sequence ATGTTTGCAGGGCGCCATTTAGATGACACATGGATAGCTTCCGTAACAGATAATCTTGCAGATGGATTAAGATGGCAACAGGTCAAAAGTGGCACACCTAGTGGCCGTTTCGGACAAAGTTGTACAGTTGTGGGAGATCTACTAGTTCTTTTTGGAGGTATTAATGATAATGGTGAACGCCTAAATGACACATGGATAGGGCAAGTTTTGTACGATAAATCTCCAGTTGGAAGGATTTCATGGAAGCTGTTAGAAGTTGCTGCAGCTCCAGCTCCTCGTGGTGCACATGCAGGCTGCTTTGCTGGGGACAACAGAATTGTGGTTTATGGTGGAATTGGACCAGATGGTTTGAGACTGAATGATACATGGATGTTGAATCTTAATGAAGGTCAACAACCATGCTGGCATGAAATTGAGACATTGTTGTCACCACCTCCACGATCGGGTCACACGCTAACATGGATTGATGCAAATCGCATGATTTTGTTTGGAGGTAGAGGTACACATTTTGAAGTTCTAAATGATGTATGGATGTTTGATATGCAGGGTAACCAACCAGAGTGGGTTGAACTTTGTTCATATGAACCAAATCCATTAGATGGAATCCCAGCACCCCGTTCAGGTCATTCTGCTACCCCTGTGTTTGGAGGAAGAATCCTCATTTATGGTGGTGAAGATGCTTCCAGATGCAGGAAAGGTGATATTTGGATTCTTGATCCAATTGCAGGGGGTTTGATTGAGAGTCCAGCATTTTTCACTTCAAGTCCAGATATAACAGTTCCTGATATAATGCAAAACCCCGTAACTCATAAGATTTGGAAAAAACTCAAGCAAAAGGGCTTCCCTCCAAATGAGAGGTCCTTTCATGGAGCATGTCCTATTGGTTCTGGGCGTTCTATAGTTATATTTGGAGGAATGGTGGATGGCGAGCTTCAGCCAACTGCAGCTGTTGGGTTAAGCTTTGATGCCGAGCTCTATCTGTTAGAACTTGTTCCATAG